A window of the Janthinobacterium agaricidamnosum NBRC 102515 = DSM 9628 genome harbors these coding sequences:
- a CDS encoding XrtA system polysaccharide chain length determinant, which translates to MEELIEQLLSSLKGIWKYRWHAVLVAWLVAIAGWSKVISMPDDYQTSARVFVDTQSILKPLLAGMTSVPNVEQQVSIMSRTLLSRPNVERVMRMVDLDLDARTARDHEQQLDELLSKIKIGGTNSYDIYTITYNNKNPKLVRDVVQSLLTIFVEGSFKGKKGDSDKAVQFIDEQIKNYEDKLNAAENLVKEFKIKNNLLLPRQGIDYGSQLWMSSDSLNNARLELVEAEQARNAINSQIAGDEPVLDLDTAPAAIDNPEIDGRISALNKNLDALRMQYTELHPDIISTKRLVAQLEQRKIEESKLKTANNDPGKNYSPMLQQLKVALAEADAKVASIKARVQEYAARYERLTAQSNAVPEVESQLSQLNRDYQINKENYEKLIGRREAAKLSGDLSSTTEMMTFKIIDPPTVPFTPVGPNRPLLLSAVLAGAVLAGAAAALLISQIRPTFLSPSELREVTGMAVLGTVAMNWTAAQRIKRRHSLYGFGLCLGGLFVIYGGVLTVALVRI; encoded by the coding sequence ATGGAAGAATTGATCGAGCAATTGCTTTCCAGTCTCAAGGGGATTTGGAAGTACCGCTGGCACGCGGTGCTGGTGGCGTGGCTGGTGGCGATAGCCGGCTGGAGCAAGGTGATCAGCATGCCGGACGATTATCAAACCTCGGCGCGGGTTTTCGTCGATACCCAAAGCATCTTGAAACCATTGCTGGCCGGCATGACCAGCGTCCCCAACGTCGAACAGCAAGTGTCGATCATGAGCCGCACGCTGCTGAGCCGGCCGAACGTGGAACGGGTGATGCGCATGGTCGACCTGGACCTGGACGCCAGGACGGCGCGCGACCACGAACAGCAGCTCGATGAATTACTGAGCAAAATTAAGATCGGCGGCACCAATTCCTACGATATTTACACCATCACGTATAACAACAAAAACCCGAAACTGGTGCGCGACGTGGTGCAATCGCTGCTGACGATTTTTGTCGAAGGCAGTTTTAAAGGCAAAAAAGGCGATTCCGATAAAGCCGTGCAATTCATCGACGAACAAATCAAGAATTACGAAGATAAATTGAATGCCGCCGAAAACCTGGTCAAGGAATTCAAGATCAAGAACAATTTGCTGTTGCCGCGCCAGGGCATCGATTACGGCAGCCAGTTATGGATGTCGTCCGACAGCTTGAATAATGCGCGCCTCGAACTGGTCGAGGCGGAACAGGCGCGCAATGCGATCAATAGCCAGATTGCCGGCGATGAACCGGTGCTGGACCTCGATACCGCCCCCGCCGCGATCGACAACCCGGAAATCGACGGCCGGATTTCGGCGCTGAATAAAAACCTCGATGCGCTGCGCATGCAATATACCGAATTGCATCCAGACATTATTTCCACCAAGCGCCTGGTAGCCCAGCTGGAACAACGCAAGATCGAGGAAAGCAAGCTGAAAACGGCGAACAACGATCCCGGCAAGAATTACAGTCCGATGCTGCAACAGCTCAAGGTCGCGCTGGCCGAGGCCGACGCCAAGGTGGCGTCGATCAAGGCCCGGGTGCAAGAGTATGCGGCGCGTTATGAGCGGCTGACGGCGCAAAGCAATGCCGTGCCGGAAGTGGAATCGCAATTGTCGCAACTGAACCGCGACTACCAGATCAACAAGGAAAACTATGAAAAGCTGATCGGCCGGCGCGAAGCGGCCAAACTGTCCGGCGACCTGAGCAGTACCACCGAAATGATGACTTTCAAGATCATCGACCCGCCCACCGTGCCGTTCACGCCGGTCGGGCCGAACCGGCCCTTGCTGCTGAGCGCGGTGCTGGCCGGCGCGGTGCTGGCCGGCGCCGCCGCCGCGCTGCTGATCAGTCAAATCCGCCCGACCTTCCTGAGTCCGTCCGAATTGCGCGAAGTCACCGGCATGGCGGTGCTGGGCACGGTGGCGATGAACTGGACCGCCGCCCAGCGCATCAAGCGCCGCCACAGCCTGTACGGTTTCGGCCTGTGCCTGGGCGGGCTGTTCGTCATCTACGGCGGCGTGCTGACGGTCGCGCTGGTCCGGATTTAA
- a CDS encoding XrtA-associated tyrosine autokinase — protein sequence MSDKQIPDGTSGPDSAGLQVAEAPVHYYSATPGPDAGAADAVPDATVSPRYRELNLDRLHQLGMVTHDGGRTSVAEDFRIIKRPLLRYAREAAATTKHGNLIIVTSALPGEGKTYCAVNLAMSIAMEMDITVLLVDADVARPSVLKVLGLGAEPGLMDILLNDQLEMSEVILKTNIPTLSILPAGRSNKHATERLASRTMSRLLDEISSRYADRIVIFDSPPLLITTEANVLAAQMGQVVMVVEAETTTQHAVREALRQIDGCPHINLIYNKTKAFSGGDYYGYYD from the coding sequence GTGAGCGACAAGCAGATCCCCGATGGCACAAGCGGACCGGACAGCGCCGGCTTGCAGGTGGCCGAGGCGCCGGTCCATTATTACAGCGCCACTCCCGGCCCCGACGCCGGCGCCGCCGATGCTGTTCCGGACGCCACGGTCTCGCCCCGTTACCGCGAGCTGAACCTGGACCGGCTGCACCAGCTCGGCATGGTGACCCACGATGGCGGGCGCACCTCGGTGGCCGAGGATTTCCGCATCATCAAGCGGCCATTGCTGCGTTATGCGCGCGAAGCGGCGGCCACCACCAAGCATGGCAACCTGATCATCGTCACCAGCGCCCTGCCCGGCGAAGGCAAGACGTATTGTGCGGTGAACCTGGCGATGAGCATCGCGATGGAAATGGATATCACGGTCTTGCTGGTCGATGCGGACGTGGCCCGGCCTTCGGTCCTGAAGGTGCTGGGCCTGGGCGCGGAGCCGGGCTTGATGGATATCTTGCTCAACGATCAGCTGGAAATGTCGGAAGTGATCTTGAAGACCAATATCCCGACGCTGAGCATCTTGCCGGCCGGACGCAGCAACAAGCACGCCACGGAAAGGCTGGCCAGCCGCACCATGAGCCGCCTGCTCGATGAAATTTCCAGCCGCTACGCCGACCGCATCGTCATTTTCGATTCGCCGCCGCTGCTGATCACCACCGAGGCAAATGTGCTGGCGGCGCAAATGGGCCAGGTGGTGATGGTGGTCGAGGCCGAGACCACCACCCAGCACGCGGTGCGCGAAGCGCTGCGCCAGATCGACGGCTGTCCGCATATCAACCTGATCTACAACAAGACCAAGGCGTTTTCGGGCGGCGATTATTATGGCTATTACGACTAG
- a CDS encoding TIGR03016 family PEP-CTERM system-associated outer membrane protein, protein MAITTSRRLRRWLTMRHPAAGLCTLLVMTSMAPARTSAADWTVNPALRLRESYSDNILLAAPGQTRSDLITEIAPSIALIGSGPRLRIHLDYTLQKLFYRHQADTTNHQLAADAAAELLEDWLFADARAHIAQHNISAFGGQTVDNLPQGDNSTTVRTLTLSPYLRHRLRGLATAELRYTHDQLKSGNDLLSVRSDALLFQLDGDTDPRSLGWNARYDRKRTEDGLLAPVDMRKTTLSLRYPLSSKLNLFGSGGHEDEGYAANAGAASQGRFWSLGAGWYPSARSSLVASTGKRFFGNTYTLDASHRSRYTSWALSYSEDITSSPAQFSRLSPSQTASMLDQLWSGLLPDALQRRQRIIAFLRYSQALGPDAGAVNYFSHRYFLQKQFKLSMLRATGRSTFVLAFNATDRNAQTSSGIDSALLPPSELALQDRTRQTGINSGWSWRMSPRNNVNASAGYGTIASASNGRKDANLALNVGLSRTLQPKVTAAVDLRHLRHTSNRGGDYRENGVSATLTILF, encoded by the coding sequence ATGGCTATTACGACTAGCCGCCGATTGCGCCGCTGGTTGACCATGCGCCATCCGGCCGCCGGCCTGTGCACTTTGCTGGTCATGACGAGCATGGCGCCGGCGCGGACCAGCGCCGCCGACTGGACTGTCAATCCCGCGCTCAGGCTGCGCGAAAGTTATAGCGACAATATCTTGCTGGCGGCGCCCGGGCAAACCAGGTCCGACCTGATCACTGAAATCGCGCCGTCGATCGCGCTGATCGGCAGCGGTCCGCGCTTGCGCATCCACCTCGACTACACGCTGCAAAAACTGTTTTACCGGCACCAGGCCGACACCACCAATCATCAACTGGCGGCCGACGCCGCCGCCGAATTGCTGGAGGACTGGCTGTTCGCCGACGCCCGCGCGCATATCGCCCAGCACAATATTTCCGCATTCGGCGGACAAACGGTCGACAATTTGCCGCAGGGCGACAATAGCACCACGGTGCGCACGCTGACCCTCAGTCCCTACCTGCGCCACCGCCTGCGCGGCCTGGCCACGGCCGAATTGCGCTACACGCACGACCAGCTGAAAAGCGGCAACGATTTATTGTCGGTGCGCAGCGATGCGCTATTGTTCCAGCTCGATGGCGATACCGATCCGCGCAGCCTGGGCTGGAATGCGCGCTACGACCGGAAACGCACCGAGGATGGGCTGCTGGCGCCGGTCGACATGAGAAAAACCACCTTGTCGCTGCGTTATCCGCTGAGTAGCAAGCTGAACCTGTTCGGCAGCGGCGGCCATGAGGACGAGGGCTATGCGGCCAACGCCGGCGCCGCGTCGCAGGGCCGCTTCTGGTCGCTGGGCGCCGGCTGGTATCCCTCCGCGCGCAGCAGCCTGGTGGCCAGCACCGGCAAGCGTTTTTTCGGCAATACCTACACGCTCGACGCCAGCCACCGCAGCCGCTACACCAGCTGGGCGCTGAGCTACAGCGAAGACATCACCAGTTCGCCGGCGCAATTTTCGCGGCTGTCGCCGAGCCAGACCGCCAGCATGCTGGACCAGTTGTGGAGCGGCCTGCTGCCCGATGCGCTGCAACGCCGGCAGCGCATCATCGCCTTCCTGCGCTATTCGCAAGCGCTGGGGCCGGATGCCGGCGCGGTCAATTATTTCAGTCATCGTTATTTCCTGCAAAAACAATTCAAGCTGTCGATGCTGCGCGCCACAGGCAGAAGCACGTTTGTGCTGGCCTTCAATGCGACCGACCGCAACGCCCAGACCAGCAGCGGCATCGACAGCGCGCTGTTGCCGCCATCGGAACTGGCACTGCAAGACCGGACCCGCCAGACCGGCATCAATAGCGGCTGGAGCTGGCGCATGTCGCCGCGCAACAACGTCAATGCCAGTGCCGGCTACGGCACCATCGCCTCGGCCAGCAACGGCCGCAAGGACGCCAACCTGGCATTGAACGTCGGACTGAGCCGGACGCTGCAGCCGAAAGTCACCGCCGCCGTCGATCTGCGCCACTTGCGCCACACCAGCAACCGCGGCGGCGACTACCGTGAAAACGGCGTCAGCGCCACCCTCACCATCTTGTTTTAA
- the wecB gene encoding non-hydrolyzing UDP-N-acetylglucosamine 2-epimerase, translating to MPTRPSAHIVCVVAARPNLMKMAPILAALRRLVPAPAITLVHTGQHYDSAMNQRQFAALGLEAPDLNLEVGSASHAVQTADVMKRFETVLESRRPTAVLVVGDVNSTLACALVAAKMAIPVIHVEAGLRSFDRAMPEEINRILTDQLSDLLFTSEAGAQENLLREGIRQDAIHFAGNVMIDTLHQQLPCAVAPEQSLRRHGLSLESCAAAPGYAVLTLHRPSNVDDAERLAGLLHAVASLSRSLPVLFPVHPRTGAALDQPGLRDLLRQPGIVPLPPLDYLEMLGLMQHATLVLTDSGGIQEETTALGVPCLTLRANTERPVTVSQGTNTVAGHDPAVILALCDDILVNGGKRGKVPPLWDGHAADRIAATIAAWLRGRGA from the coding sequence ATGCCGACCCGCCCTTCCGCACACATCGTCTGCGTGGTCGCCGCGCGCCCCAACCTGATGAAGATGGCGCCGATCCTGGCCGCGCTGCGGCGCCTGGTCCCGGCGCCGGCCATCACGCTGGTGCATACCGGCCAGCATTATGATAGCGCGATGAACCAGCGCCAATTCGCGGCGCTGGGCCTGGAAGCACCGGACCTGAACCTGGAAGTCGGGTCCGCCAGCCATGCCGTGCAAACCGCCGACGTGATGAAGCGCTTTGAAACCGTGCTCGAAAGCAGGAGACCGACGGCGGTGCTGGTGGTCGGCGACGTCAATTCGACGCTGGCCTGCGCGCTGGTGGCGGCCAAGATGGCGATCCCGGTGATTCACGTCGAGGCCGGCCTGCGCAGTTTCGACCGCGCCATGCCGGAAGAAATCAACCGCATCCTGACCGATCAATTGTCCGACCTGCTGTTCACCAGCGAAGCGGGAGCGCAGGAAAACCTGTTGCGCGAGGGCATACGGCAAGACGCCATCCATTTTGCCGGCAATGTGATGATCGATACGCTGCACCAGCAATTACCGTGCGCTGTCGCGCCGGAGCAGTCGCTGCGCAGGCATGGCCTGTCGCTGGAGAGTTGCGCGGCGGCGCCCGGCTACGCGGTGCTGACGCTGCACCGGCCGTCGAATGTCGACGATGCCGAACGGCTGGCTGGACTGCTGCATGCGGTGGCCAGCCTGAGCCGGAGCCTGCCGGTGCTGTTCCCGGTCCATCCGCGCACCGGCGCGGCGCTGGACCAGCCGGGCTTGCGCGACTTGCTGCGGCAACCCGGCATCGTGCCGCTGCCGCCGCTCGATTACCTGGAAATGCTTGGTTTGATGCAACACGCAACGCTGGTCCTGACCGATTCCGGCGGCATCCAGGAAGAAACCACGGCGCTCGGCGTACCGTGCCTGACGCTGCGCGCCAATACCGAACGGCCGGTCACCGTCAGCCAGGGCACGAATACCGTGGCCGGCCACGATCCGGCCGTGATCCTGGCACTGTGCGACGACATCCTGGTCAACGGCGGCAAGCGCGGCAAGGTTCCACCGCTATGGGACGGCCACGCCGCCGACCGCATCGCCGCCACCATCGCCGCCTGGTTGCGCGGACGGGGAGCATGA
- a CDS encoding XrtA system polysaccharide deacetylase, producing the protein MGAPEILLEQVLQPQVLPMRNALTIDVEDYFQVSAFAPHIERASWPAMPCRVEANVERILALLATHRIHATFFTLGWIAERYPGLLRSIVAQGHELASHGYGHLRACGQTRAEFLNDISSSKAIIEQIGGQAVLGYRAPSFSIGKGNLWALDSLREAGYRYSSSIYPILHDHYGMPDAPRFAHYPNGADGLLELPISTVRLWSRNFPAGGGGYFRLLPYPLSRWLLRRINSLERQAGIFYFHPWELDPGQPRLSGLTFKTRFRHYLNLEQMETRLDALMRDFHWDRMDRIFLGST; encoded by the coding sequence ATGGGCGCGCCTGAAATCTTGCTGGAACAAGTCTTGCAGCCGCAAGTTTTACCAATGCGCAATGCGCTGACCATCGATGTCGAGGATTATTTCCAGGTCTCGGCCTTCGCGCCCCACATTGAACGCGCGTCGTGGCCGGCCATGCCGTGCCGCGTCGAAGCCAACGTCGAACGCATCCTGGCGCTGCTGGCCACGCACCGTATCCACGCCACCTTTTTCACGCTGGGCTGGATCGCCGAACGCTATCCGGGACTATTGCGCAGCATCGTTGCCCAAGGCCATGAATTGGCCAGCCACGGTTACGGCCACTTGCGCGCCTGCGGCCAGACCCGCGCCGAATTCCTCAACGACATCAGTTCCAGCAAGGCCATCATCGAACAGATCGGCGGCCAGGCGGTGCTGGGCTACCGGGCGCCCAGCTTTTCCATCGGCAAAGGCAATCTGTGGGCGCTGGACAGCTTGCGCGAAGCCGGCTACCGCTACAGTTCCAGCATCTACCCTATCCTCCACGACCATTACGGCATGCCGGACGCGCCGCGGTTTGCGCACTATCCGAACGGCGCCGACGGCTTGCTGGAATTGCCGATCAGCACGGTGCGCCTGTGGTCGCGCAATTTCCCGGCCGGCGGCGGCGGATACTTCCGCTTGCTGCCCTATCCACTGTCGCGCTGGCTTTTGCGCCGTATCAACTCACTAGAGCGGCAAGCTGGCATATTCTATTTTCATCCGTGGGAGCTGGACCCCGGCCAGCCCAGGCTTTCCGGGCTCACATTCAAGACGCGTTTCCGGCATTACCTGAACCTGGAACAGATGGAAACCCGGCTCGATGCGCTGATGCGCGACTTCCACTGGGATCGCATGGATAGAATTTTCCTCGGGAGCACATGA